A genomic region of Arachis stenosperma cultivar V10309 chromosome 9, arast.V10309.gnm1.PFL2, whole genome shotgun sequence contains the following coding sequences:
- the LOC130948037 gene encoding pentatricopeptide repeat-containing protein At5g02860-like, translated as MAEKLTIPLISSSYSSSPSPSPSHTPITPLLQDLFFTPNSTPPHLHLTHSPPPEHHTVPLSNRRNPSSTHRLSPLAHRILETLIHPSFDSTRLPQILHPLLQQPSRDSLASDILGIIKGLGFYSEFGLALSVFDWVHSRHDCVSLLNGSFLVAGIVNILGKAGRVSSAASLLNKLENDGVKVDAHTYTSLIIAYANSKRYREALNLFKKMEQMGCEPNLITYNAVLNVYGKMGMPWTKIIDLVESMKACGFVPDLCTYNTLISCCRPGSLYEEALEIFNEIKLAGFMPDMVTYNALLDVYGKSRRPKEAMDVLRQMESDGFPPDIVTYTSLISAYARVGLLEEALELKTQMVEKGIKPDVYTYTTLLSAFVKAKKDELAMEVFEEMRAAGCKPNICTFNALIKMYGDRGKFAEMEKVFKEIRVCNYSPDIVTWNTLLAIFGQNGLDSEVSGVFKEMKRAGFVPERETFNTLISAYSRCGSFDQAMAIYQRTLEAGVTPDLSTYNAVLAALARGGLWEKSEKVLAEMKDGQCKPNEVTYSSLLHAYANAKEIERMNALAEKIYSGTIKPHAVLLKTLVLVNSKIDLLEETERAFFELRSRAISPDMTTLNAMLSIYGRKKMEDKTKEILNFMYESGLTLSLSMYNSLMYMYSRSEDFQKSEKILREIVEKGIKPDIVSYNTVIYAYCRNGRMVEAKRIFREMKDPAPVPDAVTYNTFVATYAANSMFAEAIDVVRQMMKQGCKPNQKTYNAIVDWYCKLNLRDEANSFAQNLCNLDPHISEEDKCRLLERIAKKWS; from the coding sequence ATGGCAGAGAAGCTCACTATCCCTCTGATCTCATCCTCATACTCCTCTTCACCGTCACCCTCCCCCTCTCACACCCCGATAACTCCTCTCCTCCAAGACCTCTTTTTTACGCCGAATTCTACTCCTCCGCACCTGCACCTGACTCATTCTCCACCTCCTGAACACCACACCGTTCCCCTCTCCAACCGCCGCAATCCTTCTTCAACTCATCGCCTTTCCCCTCTGGCTCATCGAATTCTCGAAACTTTGATTCACCCTTCTTTCGATTCCACTCGCTTACCCCAAATTCTGCACCCTTTACTCCAACAACCCAGTAGGGACTCCTTGGCTTCGGACATTTTGGGCATAATcaagggtttagggttttacaGCGAATTTGGGCTTGCATTGAGTGTGTTTGACTGGGTTCATAGCAGGCACGATTGCGTTTCGCTTTTAAATGGTTCCTTTCTTGTTGCTGGGATTGTCAACATTCTCGGTAAAGCGGGTCGGGTCTCTTCTGCGGCTTCGTTGCTAAACAAGCTTGAAAACGATGGTGTTAAGGTCGATGCTCATACTTATACTTCTTTGATAATTGCTTATGCTAATAGTAAGAGGTATAGGGAGGCCTTGAATCTTTTTAAGAAGATGGAACAAATGGGGTGTGAGCCTAATTTAATTACGTATAATGCTGTTTTGAATGTTTATGGGAAGATGGGCATGCCTTGGACTAAGATTATTGATCTTGTTGAGAGCATGAAAGCCTGTGGTTTTGTCCCGGATTTGTGCACTTATAATACCCTCATAAGTTGTTGTCGCCCGGGGTCTTTGTATGAGGAAGCTCTTGAGATTTTTAATGAGATTAAGTTAGCTGGATTTATGCCTGACATGGTTACTTACAATGCGTTGTTGGATGTTTATGGCAAGTCCAGGCGGCCCAAGGAAGCCATGGATGTTCTGAGACAGATGGAAAGTGATGGCTTTCCTCCTGACATAGTGACCTACACTTCGTTGATATCGGCATACGCCAGAGTTGGTTTGTTGGAGGAAGCATTGGAACTTAAAACCCAAATGGTGGAGAAAGGGATCAAACCTGATGTTTACACCTATACCACCCTTTTGTCAGCATTTGTGAAGGCTAAAAAAGATGAGCTAGCAATGGAAGTTTTTGAAGAAATGAGAGCTGCTGGTTGCAAGCCTAATATATGTACCTTCAATGCCCTTATTAAGATGTATGGTGACCGAGGAAAGTTTGCAGAAATGGAGAAAGTTTTTAAGGAGATCAGAGTATGCAATTATTCCCCTGACATAGTTACTTGGAATACGCTTTTGGCTATATTTGGACAAAATGGATTGGACTCTGAAGTATCAGGAGTATTTAAAGAAATGAAGAGAGCAGGGTTTGTGCCGGAGAGGGAAACCTTTAACACGCTAATAAGTGCATACAGCAGGTGTGGTTCCTTTGACCAAGCTATGGCTATTTATCAGAGAACGCTAGAAGCTGGAGTGACTCCTGATCTTTCTACCTATAATGCTGTTTTAGCAGCATTGGCCCGAGGAGGGCTTTGGGAAAAATCGGAGAAAGTTCTTGCCGAAATGAAGGATGGTCAATGTAAACCTAATGAGGTAACATACTCTTCTCTGCTTCATGCCTATGCCAATGCTAAGGAGATTGAAAGGATGAATGCTCTTGCAGAGAAGATATACTCTGGCACAATTAAACCACATGCTGTTCTTTTGAAGACTCTTGTTCTAGTAAACAGCAAGATTGATCTCCTAGAAGAAACAGAACGTGCCTTTTTCGAGCTGAGAAGCCGAGCGATTTCACCTGACATGACTACTCTTAATGCGATGCTTTCAATATATGGGAGGAAGAAGATGGAAGACAAAACCAAAGAGATTTTGAACTTTATGTATGAGAGTGGACTTACTCTGAGTCTGTCTATGTATAATAGCTTGATGTACATGTATAGCCGCtctgaagacttccaaaaatctGAGAAGATCTTGAGGGAAATTGTGGAGAAGGGTATCAAGCCTGATATAGTCTCATACAATACTGTCATTTATGCATACTGCAGAAATGGCAGGATGGTGGAGGCGAAAAGGATATTTAGAGAAATGAAAGACCCTGCGCCTGTTCCCGATGCTGTAACATACAACACATTTGTAGCAACTTACGCCGCCAATTCAATGTTTGCAGAGGCTATTGATGTGGTTCGGCAGATGATGAAGCAGGGATGTAAGCCAAACCAAAAGACTTACAACGCCATAGTTGATTGGTACTGTAAGCTTAATTTGCGAGATGAGGCAAACAGTTTTGCTCAAAACCTTTGCAACCTTGATCCGCATATAAGCGAGGAGGATAAATGCAGGTTACTAGAGCGCATTGCGAAGAAATGGTCTTGA